Proteins encoded together in one Telopea speciosissima isolate NSW1024214 ecotype Mountain lineage chromosome 6, Tspe_v1, whole genome shotgun sequence window:
- the LOC122663924 gene encoding protein O-glucosyltransferase 1-like has product MNMGDNSKRLPSVFSVVPEVYRHFTETTWPVFKKGPVKTILLFLLLFVSALVAAWWTNTSITDVTILRSFLPSNKTVEQSEERVIHEFPFNCSNIDLARGCSSGTHHHNHTSSSSSGEECPHYFRWIHENLRPWKERGGITREMVERAKHTANFRLLIVNGTVYVERYSPAFQTRDVFTWWGILQLMRRYPGRLPDLDLMFDCDDQPVIRSDDYKGLFAKAPPPLFRYCADDTTLDIIFPDWSFWGWPEVRVKPWEPLSKQLREGNKKLKWSDREPYAHWKGNPYTSQSRQNLMKCKPSFNHEWNARVYAQDWEKESRNGFKNSDLAKQCTHRYKIYVEGRGWSVSEKYILACNSMALVVKPRYYDFFSRSLMPLQHYWPIKEQDLCRSIKFVVDWGNTHKEQAQDIGNAGSKFVQEELKMDNVYDYMFHLLNEYSKLLKYKPTVPERAVEFCSEIMGCPASGLVKQYMKETLVMAPSDTGPCNMPPPFNSTTLQDFLGKKENYTKYVETWENRNQQH; this is encoded by the exons ATGAATATGGGAGATAACAGCAAGAGATTGCCGAGCGTTTTCTCAGTGGTGCCTGAAGTTTATAGGCACTTCACAGAAACGACATGGCCGGTGTTCAAGAAGGGTCCGGTCAAAACCATTCTTCTCTTCCTGCTCCTCTTCGTCTCCGCCCTTGTTGCTGCTTGGTGGACCAACAcc TCAATTACGGATGTTACGATTCTAaggtcatttctgccctccaACAAGACCGTCGAACAGTCTGAAGAGAGAGTTATTCATGAATTCCCCTTCAATTGCTCCAACATAGACTTAGCAAGAGGTTGCTCCTCTGGGACCCACCACCATAATcacacatcatcatcatcatcaggtgAGGAATGCCCACATTACTTCAGGTGGATTCATGAGAATCTACGGCCATGGAAGGAGAGAGGAGGGATAACAAGGGAGATGGTGGAGAGAGCAAAACACACAGCCAATTTCAGATTGTTGATCGTGAACGGGACAGTGTATGTGGAACGATACAGCCCAGCATTTCAGACCAGAGATGTGTTCACATGGTGGGGGATACTTCAGCTGATGAGGAGGTACCCAGGGAGACTACCGGATTTGGACCTCATGTTTGATTGCGATGATCAGCCGGTCATCAGATCTGACGATTACAAAGGACTGTTTGCGAAGGCCCCACCACCCCTCTTTCGTTACTGTGCGGATGACACCACACTGGATATCATTTTCCCTGATTGGTCCTTCTGGGGCTG GCCAGAAGTGAGGGTAAAGCCATGGGAGCCACTGTCAAAGCAACTGAGAGAAGGCAACAAGAAGTTGAAATGGAGTGATAGGGAACCTTACGCTCACTGGAAAGGGAATCCCTATACTTCTCAAAGCAGGCAAAACCTCATGAAATGCAAACCCTCCTTCAACCATGAATGGAATGCTCGCGTTTATGCCCAG GATTGGGAGAAAGAATCTCGAAACGGTTTTAAGAATTCTGATTTAGCAAAGCAATGCACACATAG GTATAAGATTTATGTGGAAGGAAGAGGTTGGTCGGTCAGTGAAAAATACATTTTGGCCTGCAATTCAATGGCATTGGTAGTGAAGCCTCGATACTATGACTTCTTTTCCAGAAGTTTAATGCCATTGCAACACTACTGGCCTATAAAAGAACAGGATTTATGCAGATCTATTAAGTTCGTTGTAGACTGGGGAAACACTCACAAAGAACAG GCACAGGACATTGGAAATGCAGGGAGTAAATTTGTACAAGAGGAGCTGAAGATGGATAATGTGTATGACTATATGTTCCATCTCTTGAATGAATACTCTAAGCTTTTGAAGTATAAACCCACTGTACCTGAACGAGCAGTGGAGTTTTGTTCAGAGATAATGGGTTGCCCTGCTTCTGGGTTGGTGAAGCAGTACATGAAGGAGACACTGGTGATGGCTCCTAGTGATACAGGACCCTGTAACATGCCACCTCCCTTCAACTCCACAACTCTTCAGGATTTTCTTGGTAAAAAGGAGAATTACACTAAATATGTAGAAACTTGGGAGAATCGAAATCAGCAGCATTAG
- the LOC122663926 gene encoding O-glucosyltransferase rumi homolog, producing MQLECSPVNQTKQGCPTAAISPAVTFETTEDDNRKEAAGSCPDYFQWIHEDLRRWKVTGITSEMVESAKSRADFRLVIVNGRVYIEKYREVFQTRDLFTWWGILQLLRKYPGRRRLPDLDLMFSCADKPKIRSSDYQLPNTTTAPPPLFQYCGNAWSLAIVFPDWSFWGWPELNIKPWEIMLKEFREANERKKWIQKEPYAFWKGNPFTSRSRKNLMKCNSKDQQDWKVRAYAKNWKSEIQQGFKQSDLTKQCTHRYGIYIEGRGWSVSQKYVLACDSVTLFVDPQYYDFITRSLMPMYHYWPIRGDDMCRAIKFAVDWGNIYKQEAQAIGKAATKFIQEELKMDYVYDYMFNLLNEYAKLLKYKPTIPEGAIEFCSETMACPADGLVKKFMMDSMVKGPAVTSPCTMPSSFDPPVRQAFLKEKEAILKQVEEMEKKS from the exons ATGCAATTGGAGTGTTCGCCGGTAAACCAAACCAAGCAGGGATGTCCAACAGCAGCAATCTCTCCTGCAGTGACGTTTGAAACCACAGAAGATGATAATCGAAAGGAGGCGGCGGGTTCATGCCCAGACTATTTCCAATGGATCCATGAAGATCTACGGCGATGGAAGGTCACAGGAATCACAAGTGAGATGGTGGAGAGTGCAAAGAGTAGAGCAGATTTCCGGTTGGTTATAGTGAATGGAAGGGTTTATATAGAGAAGTACAGAGAAGTGTTTCAGACGAGGGACTTGTTTACGTGGTGGGGGATTTTGCAGCTACTGAGGAAGTACcctggaagaagaagactacCAGACTTGGACCTCATGTTCAGCTGTGCCGATAAGCCTAAAATCAGATCAAGCGATTACCAGCTACCAAACACCACTACTGCTCCCCCACCGTTGTTTCAGTACTGTGGGAATGCTTGGTCCTTGGCTATCGTTTTCCCTGACTGGTCCTTCTGGGGTTG GCCAGAGCTTAACATAAAGCCATGGGAAATTATGTTAAAAGAATTTAGAGAAGCCAATGAAAGGAAGAAATGGATTCAAAAGGAACCTTATGCTTTCTGGAAAGGGAACCCTTTTACCTCCAGAAGCAGGAAAAACCTAATGAAATGCAATTCTAAAGACCAGCAGGATTGGAAAGTTAGAGCCTACGCCAAG AATTGGAAAAGTGAGATTCAACAAGGTTTTAAACAATCAGATTTAACGAAACAATGCACCCACAG ATATGGTATTTACATAGAAGGAAGAGGTTGGTCTGTTAGCCAGAAGTACGTTCTAGCTTGTGATTCCGTTACTTTGTTCGTAGACCCTCAATACTATGACTTCATCACAAGATCTCTAATGCCTATGTATCACTATTGGCCTATAAGAGGCGACGATATGTGCAGAGCTATTAAGTTCGCAGTCGATTGGGGAAATATTTACAAACAAGAG GCACAAGCCATTGGAAAGGCGGCGACCAAATTCATACAGGAGGAGCTAAAGATGGATTATGTGTATGACTACATGTTTAATTTGCTGAATGAATATGCCAAACTCTTGAAGTATAAGCCCACTATACCTGAAGGTGCCATTGAATTTTGTTCGGAGACAATGGCTTGCCCTGCAGATGGGTTGGTGAAGAAGTTTATGATGGATTCCATGGTTAAGGGTCCTGCAGTTACAAGCCCATGCACCATGCCTTCTTCCTTTGATCCTCCGGTTAGGCAAGCttttctaaaagaaaaagaagctaTATTAAAGCAGGtggaggaaatggagaagaaatctTAG
- the LOC122663923 gene encoding O-glucosyltransferase rumi homolog, translated as MLKQVKAVQSTDTPKQSTIPPRRPEIPLNCSAGNLTRTCPASFPTSFDDNKNATSSSSECPEYFRWIHEDLKPWKDKGITREMVEKARKTAKFRLVIVNGKVYVKKYSDAIQTRDEITLWGILQLLRRYPGRLPDLDLMFDCDDRPLVQERYYRGPNATSPPPLFRYCGDHWTLDIVFPDWSFWGWHEINIKPWETILKELKEGNERTKWIDREPYAYWKGNPFVAPTRQDLLNCNVSEKQDWNARLYIQDWIGESQKGYKQSSLADQCTHRYKIYIEGWAWSVSEKYILACDSLTLMVRPRFYTFFSRGMLPMRHYWPIKDGDKCRSLKFAVEWSNNHTEEAEAIGKAASNFIQDEMKMEYVYDYMFHLLNEYAKLLRYRPTVPEDAMELCSETLACPATGREKTFMMESMVKFPAETSPCTMTPPFDSQELQAYYKGKYGSINQVQRWEKRYWESQNKQI; from the exons ATGTTAAAGCAAGTCAAAGCAGTGCAAAGCACAGATACACCAAAACAATCAACAATCCCTCCACGTCGACCTGAAATTCCACTCAACTGCTCGGCCGGGAACTTGACACGGACATGCCCGGCAAGCTTTCCGACGTCATTTGACGATAACAAGAatgcaacttcttcttcttcagagtGTCCGGAATATTTCAGGTGGATCCACGAGGATCTAAAGCCATGGAAGGATAAGGGTATAACAAGGGAGATGGTGGAGAAAGCGAGGAAGACAGCAAAATTTAGGCTTGTGATTGTGAATGGGAAGGTTTACGTTAAGAAATACAGCGATGCAATTCAAACAAGGGATGAGATAACGTTGTGGGGTATTCTACAGCTGTTGAGAAGGTATCCTGGGAGGTTACCGGACTTGGACCTCATGTTTGACTGTGATGACAGACCTCTCGTTCAAGAACGCTACTATAGGGGTCCCAATGCAACGTCACCACCTCCACTCTTCCGTTATTGTGGGGACCACTGGACCCTCGATATTGTCTTCCCTGattggtccttttggggttg gCACGAGATCAACATAAAACCATGGGAAACAATTCTCAAGGAATTGAAAGAAGGAAATGAGAGGACCAAATGGATTGACAGGGAACCTTACGCATATTGGAAAGGGAATCCATTTGTGGCTCCCACAAGGCAAGACCTCTTGAATTGCAACGTATCCGAGAAACAAGACTGGAATGCTCGTCTCTATATACAG GATTGGATCGGTGAATCTCAAAAAGGTTACAAGCAATCAAGTTTAGCTGATCAATGCACTCAcag ATATAAGATTTACATTGAAGGATGGGCTTGGTCTGTTAGCGAGAAATACATCTTAGCTTGTGATTCTCTTACTCTGATGGTAAGACCTAGATTCTACACGTTTTTCTCAAGAGGTATGCTTCCCATGCGTCACTACTGGCCAATAAAGGACGGCGACAAATGCAGATCTCTTAAGTTTGCCGTGGAATGGAGTAACAATCACACCGAagag GCAGAAGCCATTGGGAAGGCAGCGAGCAACTTCATACAAGATGAGATGAAGATGGAATATGTGTATGATTACATGTTTCATCTATTGAATGAATACGCAAAGCTCCTCAGATACAGACCTACTGTACCTGAAGATGCCATGGAATTATGTTCAGAGACGTTGGCATGTCCAGCAACAGGTAGAGAGAAGACGTTCATGATGGAATCCATGGTTAAGTTTCCAGCAGAGACAAGTCCATGCACGATGACGCCTCCTTTTGATTCTCAAGAGCTTCAAGCCTACTATAAGGGAAAGTACGGTTCAATAAATCAAGTACAGAGATGGGAGAAGAGATACTGGGAAAGTCAAAATAAACAAATTTAG